In Onthophagus taurus isolate NC chromosome 6, IU_Otau_3.0, whole genome shotgun sequence, a genomic segment contains:
- the LOC111416241 gene encoding GPI transamidase component PIG-S gives MGSKLSLENEEVETDPRFKYDPEGKNRMFSLISYVIVILVIGLPMWWLTTRVYRAPLPLDEMLSFDIPKKTIRENSIPLSLEYDVLITVLNPDPSNLDVDIQMVDLKLSLEGFLKQIGPIANFTVKSQWLYLLELGVQPIEDKGRFFIEEDQLPLIITPLEKKMWSHMSPRPTLKLVTYISRCDKPIFIRDKKRNIVESNAFLNPRWGGIGIINPDKESCLKKSFKPDISLILSTYSNHLQNLLGLKENDPESVKSLMKLKTLDMIKSTKRTLKSLALLLSEINSIVISDEVALKVNTAMENAQKAERFMEKGDVENGLAAAKVAYWFSEGAFSDPSLLALLYFPDDQKYAVYIPLFLPVMLPVLISLVNLKKWIDKQKKLKTEKLE, from the exons ATGGGGTCTAAATTATCGTTAGAAAACGAAGAAGTAGAAACCg atcCTCGTTTTAAATATGATCCGGAAGGAAAAAACCGAATGTTTAGTTTAATTTCATACGTAATAGTTATTTTAGTAATTGGATTACCGATGTGGTGGCTAACAACGCGTGTATACAGAGCTCCATTACCTTTAGATGAAATGTTAAGTTTTGATATACCAAAGAAAACGATTCGTGAAAATAGTATTCCTTTAAGCTTAGAATATGATGTTTTAATAACAGTATTAAACCCCGATCCAAGTAATTTGGATGTAGACATACAAATGGTAGATTTAAAACTGAGTTTGGAAggttttttgaaacaaattggcCCAATTGCTAATTTTACCGTAAAATCCCAATGGTTGTATTTATTGGAGTTGGGGGTACAACCCATAGAAGATAAAGGACGATTTTTTATCGAAGAGGATCAATTACCACTGATTATTACTCCCCTAGAAAAAAAGATGTGGTCGCACATGTCACCTCGTCCCACCCTAAAATTAGTGACTTACATTTCGCGATGCgataaaccaatttttattCGTGATAAAAAGCGAAATATCGTCGAAAGTAACGCTTTTTTAAATCCTAGATGGGGTGGAATCGGAATTATTAACCCTGACAAAGAATCTtgtcttaaaaaatcattcaaaccagatatttctttgattttatcAACATATTCGAACCATTTACAAAACTTATtgggtttaaaagaaaatgaccCAGAAAGTGTTAAGAGTTTAATGAAACTAAAAACTTTAGATATGATTAAATCGACTAAGAgaactttaaaatctttagCTTTGTTATTATCAGAAATTAACAGTATTGTTATAAGCGATGAAGTTGctttaaaagtaaatacagCTATGGAGAATGCGCAAAAAGCGGAAAGATTTATGGAAAAGGGGGATGTTGAGAATGGTTTGGCAGCTGCTAAAGTTGCTTATTGGTTTTCTGAAGGTGCTTTTAGTGATCCTTCGTTATTAGCACTTTTATATTTTCCGGATGAtcaaaa gtaTGCAGTTTATATTCCATTATTTTTACCGGTGATGCTTCCAGTTTTGATATCGTtggttaatttgaaaaagtgGATTGATAagcagaaaaaattaaaaactgaaaaacttgagtaa